In Erythrolamprus reginae isolate rEryReg1 chromosome 10, rEryReg1.hap1, whole genome shotgun sequence, one DNA window encodes the following:
- the FAM81A gene encoding protein FAM81A isoform X2, with protein MAQRSPNFSTLGPTERRIRNFPLHSQALTAVPLGSARLMDQLEDRILSHEKTTAALVEHAFRIKEDIVSTLHRMQNKGGGDRLARQLLEEHIRNITAIVRQLNRDIETLQEQIRVRDNLSYGTNSTLKSLELRQLSGLGDLRGRVSRCDAGLARVSAEHKVTYERLQSLSKEQQATKLILESKIKETEIQISHLLSRIEQSVMQQDAKLKLAYKESNHQLHLLEAKLQDAIDHLTSQISSARSQMEQEQERFEKKFLEKIDHLFLAIKEKSELDSRALEVQLSEIHGKLQRMEAGGQRCSAAGQEASPAEDRMTLQLSKLQSDFTEDIKEVKAEDSALSTRASGPSSRSWNRK; from the exons ATGGCCCAGAGGAGCCCCAACTTCTCCACCCTGGGCCCAACCGAAAG gcGCATCCGGAACTTCCCGCTGCACAGCCAGGCCCTGACGGCGGTTCCCCTGGGCTCGGCCCGCCTGATGGACCAGCTGGAGGACCGGATCCTGAGCCATGAGAAGACCACGGCGGCCCTGGTGGAGCACGCCTTCCGCATCAAGGAGGACATCGTCTCCACACTGCACCGCATGCAGAACAAGGGCGGGGGGGACCGGCTGGCCCGGCAGCTGCTGGAGGAGCACATCCGCAACATCACCGCCATCGTCCGGCAGCTGAACCGGGACATCGAG ACTCTGCAGGAGCAAATCCGGGTCCGGGACAACCTGAGCTACGGCACCAACTCCACCTTGAAGAGCCTGGAGTTGCGGCAGCTGTCGGGGCTGGGCGACCTCCGTGGGCGGGTTTCCAG GTGCGATGCAGGGCTGGCCAGGGTCTCCGCGGAGCACAAGGTCACCTACGAGAGGCTCCAGAGCCTCAGCAAAGAGCAGCAGGCCACAAAGTTGATCCTGGAGTCCAAAATCAAAGAAACAGAAATCCAG ATTTCCCACCTCCTGAGCAGAATCGAGCAGTCGGTCATGCAGCAGGACGCAAAGCTCAAGCTGGCCTACAAGGAAAGCAACCACCAGCTCCACCTCCTGGAGGCCAA GCTGCAGGACGCCATTGACCACCTGACCAGCCAGATCTCCTCCGCCCGCAGCCAgatggagcaggagcaggagcggTTCGAGAAGAAGTTCCTGGAGAAGATCGACCACCTGTTCCTGGCCATCAAGGAGAAGAGC GAGTTGGACAGCCGGGCCCTGGAGGTGCAGCTGAGCGAGATCCACGGGAAGCTGCAGAGGATGGAAGCCGGCGGGCAGAGGTGCTCAGCCGCGGGGCAGGAGGCCAGCCCGGCCGAGGACAGGATGACCCTCCAGCTCAGCAAACTCCAGTCGGACTTCACGGAGGACATCAAGGAAGTCAAGGCAGAG gactcAGCACTATCTACGAGAGCATCGGGTCCCTCCAGCAGGTCCTGGAATCGAAAATGA
- the FAM81A gene encoding protein FAM81A isoform X1, with product MAQRSPNFSTLGPTERRIRNFPLHSQALTAVPLGSARLMDQLEDRILSHEKTTAALVEHAFRIKEDIVSTLHRMQNKGGGDRLARQLLEEHIRNITAIVRQLNRDIETLQEQIRVRDNLSYGTNSTLKSLELRQLSGLGDLRGRVSRCDAGLARVSAEHKVTYERLQSLSKEQQATKLILESKIKETEIQISHLLSRIEQSVMQQDAKLKLAYKESNHQLHLLEAKLQDAIDHLTSQISSARSQMEQEQERFEKKFLEKIDHLFLAIKEKSELDSRALEVQLSEIHGKLQRMEAGGQRCSAAGQEASPAEDRMTLQLSKLQSDFTEDIKEVKAEVSAGLSTIYESIGSLQQVLESKMRLDKEEVQKQIQQLK from the exons ATGGCCCAGAGGAGCCCCAACTTCTCCACCCTGGGCCCAACCGAAAG gcGCATCCGGAACTTCCCGCTGCACAGCCAGGCCCTGACGGCGGTTCCCCTGGGCTCGGCCCGCCTGATGGACCAGCTGGAGGACCGGATCCTGAGCCATGAGAAGACCACGGCGGCCCTGGTGGAGCACGCCTTCCGCATCAAGGAGGACATCGTCTCCACACTGCACCGCATGCAGAACAAGGGCGGGGGGGACCGGCTGGCCCGGCAGCTGCTGGAGGAGCACATCCGCAACATCACCGCCATCGTCCGGCAGCTGAACCGGGACATCGAG ACTCTGCAGGAGCAAATCCGGGTCCGGGACAACCTGAGCTACGGCACCAACTCCACCTTGAAGAGCCTGGAGTTGCGGCAGCTGTCGGGGCTGGGCGACCTCCGTGGGCGGGTTTCCAG GTGCGATGCAGGGCTGGCCAGGGTCTCCGCGGAGCACAAGGTCACCTACGAGAGGCTCCAGAGCCTCAGCAAAGAGCAGCAGGCCACAAAGTTGATCCTGGAGTCCAAAATCAAAGAAACAGAAATCCAG ATTTCCCACCTCCTGAGCAGAATCGAGCAGTCGGTCATGCAGCAGGACGCAAAGCTCAAGCTGGCCTACAAGGAAAGCAACCACCAGCTCCACCTCCTGGAGGCCAA GCTGCAGGACGCCATTGACCACCTGACCAGCCAGATCTCCTCCGCCCGCAGCCAgatggagcaggagcaggagcggTTCGAGAAGAAGTTCCTGGAGAAGATCGACCACCTGTTCCTGGCCATCAAGGAGAAGAGC GAGTTGGACAGCCGGGCCCTGGAGGTGCAGCTGAGCGAGATCCACGGGAAGCTGCAGAGGATGGAAGCCGGCGGGCAGAGGTGCTCAGCCGCGGGGCAGGAGGCCAGCCCGGCCGAGGACAGGATGACCCTCCAGCTCAGCAAACTCCAGTCGGACTTCACGGAGGACATCAAGGAAGTCAAGGCAGAGGTCAGCGCGG gactcAGCACTATCTACGAGAGCATCGGGTCCCTCCAGCAGGTCCTGGAATCGAAAATGAGGCTGGACAAGGAGGAGGTGCAGAAGCAGATCCAGCAGCTGAAGTGA